Proteins encoded in a region of the Thermocaproicibacter melissae genome:
- the acpP gene encoding acyl carrier protein, whose product MVLEKVKAILSEQFDVEEDSITPDTNIADDLGADSLDVVDLLMSIEDEFEIEIPDEEVENLKTVGELVKYIEDHQ is encoded by the coding sequence ATGGTTTTAGAGAAAGTAAAGGCGATTCTGAGCGAGCAGTTTGATGTTGAGGAGGATTCGATTACCCCGGACACCAACATCGCTGACGACCTCGGCGCAGATTCTCTGGATGTTGTCGATCTGCTGATGTCAATTGAGGACGAATTCGAGATCGAGATTCCGGATGAGGAAGTGGAGAACCTCAAGACGGTTGGGGAATTGGTCAAATATATCGAAGACCACCAGTAA